From the genome of Salvelinus namaycush isolate Seneca chromosome 10, SaNama_1.0, whole genome shotgun sequence, one region includes:
- the LOC120054954 gene encoding insulin-like growth factor-binding protein 1 encodes MSGLFHRNVLVAAAVCCSVLVRSVLGSPVLAQEPIRCAPCSPEKLSECPAVAPGCAEVLREPGCGCCLACALKTGDLCGIYTAPCGSGLRCTPRPGDLRPLHSLTRGQAVCTEIPEPERSPVSQNPDQGAADNAETENAAMVSDPGSSLYLHGHRKPFDPRAAADALESMKAKVNAIRKKLVEQGPCHVELQRALEKIAKSQQKLGDKLIRFYLPNCDKHGLYKAKQCESSLDGQKGRCWCVSFWNGKKILGSTDLEGNAECAYEINH; translated from the exons ATGAGTGGATTATTTCACAGAAATGTATTGGTGGCAGCAGCGGTATGCTGCTCTGTGCTGGTCCGGTCTGTCCTGGGGTCCCCGGTGTTAGCGCAAGAGCCGATCCGATGCGCCCCGTGCTCACCGGAGAAGCTGAGCGAGTGTCCAGCGGTGGCGCCCGGCTGTGCGGAGGTTCTGCGGGAGCCTGGTTGTGGATGCTGCCTCGCTTGCGCCCTGAAGACGGGGGATCTGTGCGGAATCTACACGGCGCCATGCGGGTCCGGACTGAGGTGCACCCCGAGACCCGGCGACCTCCGGCCGCTGCACTCCCTCACTCGCGGCCAGGCTGTATGCACGGAGATCCCCGAGCCCGAGAGGAGCCCTGTGTCCCAAAACCCCG ACCAAGGAGCGGCGGACAATGCCGAGACAGAGAACGCtgccatggtatcagaccccggCTCCAGCCTCTATCTCCACGGCCACCGCAAGCCCTTCGATCCCCGGGCCGCCGCGGACGCGCTGGAGAGCATGAAAGCCAAAGTTAACGCAATCCGAAAGAAATTGGTGGAGCAG gGTCCTTGTCATGTGGAGTTACAGAGAGCTCTGGAGAAGATCGCTAAGTCACAACAGAAGCTAGGAGACAAACTGATCAGGTTCTATCTGCCAAACTGTGACAAACACGGACTCTACAAAGCCAAACAG TGTGAGTCATCTCTTGATGGACAGAAAGGCAGGTGTTGGTGTGTGTCCTTCTGGAACGGAAAGAAGATTCTGGGATCCACTgatctggagggaaatgctgagTGCGCTTATGAGATCAACCACTGA